The Drosophila gunungcola strain Sukarami chromosome 3L unlocalized genomic scaffold, Dgunungcola_SK_2 000003F, whole genome shotgun sequence region tggcTGCGTGTGCGTGAGTAACACGCCTGTGAATCCTGTTTTTCCTTGAAACAAGTTTGTGGCCTTTTATCTGCCAGCAAGGTGTTCACTTCCCTTTACTCATTCATTGTTTGTATCTCCATTGCAGCCGACGCTTCATTATCCATTCGCAGCATCCAGTATCCGAAATCGAGGCAATAATCATCAGCTACCCACAATCAAGGTAGCCATCCATCAGAAGAGCCCCGAGAAGGAAGAACCACAATCATAGCGATGGCCTGTGCAACCCTGAAACGCGCTTTGGACTGGGAGTCGATGAACCAGCGTCCGCCGAAGCGCCGGCGCTGCAATCCTTTCGGCCAGGCCGGGAGCAGCGCCAGCCCATCGTCCCCGTCCCGCGACGGTCCTAGCACCTCGGCGGGCCTGCCCCACACGCCCACCAACCGATTCGCCAAGGACAACACTGAGCCAAGTCCGTTCAGCGAGGCCTCGCTGGCCAAAATGTCACCAGGTGAGAGATTCGGGATGGGATACCTTTATGGCTACAGGTCCAATTAGTGGGGTTAACCTGTGGAAAATTAAGCCTTTTCCAGCAATAGCTGTTGACAATATTAgggaaaaattattatttgctttattAGGAACTAAAGTTATCCCACGTACTACGTTTATAATCCTTTTTTCaacataaaacttaaaaaaaactttctattAGCATTACCAAATAGATGAGTGTGAATATGAATatcatttttgtaaatttaaaagcgaatttgatttaaaaagcCAATATATGTTAAACAATACAGTgttggtttttgattttaaacgAGTTCTTTCTCCTGCCTTAATTacttagaaaaaaataattttccatttatacataaaacatttttttagcaattaaaattttaaaagtaagttGGTTAGAGTGTATGTCTTTTTtcttgtaaacatttttttttcatgtacTTGCTAactaaaatttctaaaatgttttgtctgtatattgttttattttattctgaacTATAAGCAAGTAGAACCATAAGCAAACTTAAATAAACCTTTCCGAAATTGCAGACAAAATGGCCGAGAACTTGTGCAATGAGATCAAGAGACTGCACAAGCGCAAGCAGCTGCCGATCACCTCGTCGGCCTTGGAACGCATGCAGGACTCGGAGTCCAGCGGATCGGAGATGGGACCGGAGAGTCCGCGTCGCCCGGACAGCCCACCGAACCTGATGCGCCACGGCGAGAAGGCCCTGTTCACGTTCAAACAGGTGCAGCTCATCTGCGAGAGCATGATCAAGGAGCGGGAGAACCAGCTCAGGGAGCGCTACGAGTCCGTGCTGACCACCAAGCTGGCCGAGCAGTACGATGCCTTCGTCAAGTTCACATACGATCAGATACAGCGTCGTTACGAGGCAGCGCCTAGCTGTGAGTTCCAATCGATATCCTTTCTGCGATGTTATCTTAATTAATAATGATTAATCTTCTCTTTTTAGACCTGTCGTAAGACTGTGTGGGGAGCTCGAGCCTCgaaaaacagaaattaataattgcaCTACGATCTTATGTGACGGTAGATCTACCGCGACAACAACAGCCCTcatataaactaaaaacaaacaacaaataagaaacacaaaacaacataaaactaaaaaaaaaaacaaacaaaaaaaaaacaaactacaaCATACATcgtgtttaatatattttgaaatacacGCGAAGAAAGCAGTTATAGTTTATGCCTagatttacatatatattgtatCGGTTAGCAGCAAAGGGATGAATTATTTAACAGCAAgcagaaacaaacaaaaagaatgAAACCAACAAATcttgttaaatttatgtttttcacaTAAcgaaaattctaaataaaatgACAAATATCTGATATGAAGAACTATAAGCACACAGCCACTGCAGACATATGGTGCATCCGTAGAGAGAACGATTCAATGAAACCTCAAACGTAGCTTCGTACATAGCAGACCGACAGAATTGGTAAATATAATGTTAGGTACATGTAGCATATAAGATATTATGTAAAACGTATCAAACTATACTGTTTTTTGAAATAGTAATTTATGAGCGGAATGCCCTGTGCGAAAGAAGCGAACATTAAATCATCAACAAAGAGAACTCACTACTCATGAAGAACACTTttcatagtttatttttgcatataagTTGTACTAAGGCAAGAAACGAGCGCTTGACTTTAT contains the following coding sequences:
- the LOC128258083 gene encoding akirin translates to MACATLKRALDWESMNQRPPKRRRCNPFGQAGSSASPSSPSRDGPSTSAGLPHTPTNRFAKDNTEPSPFSEASLAKMSPDKMAENLCNEIKRLHKRKQLPITSSALERMQDSESSGSEMGPESPRRPDSPPNLMRHGEKALFTFKQVQLICESMIKERENQLRERYESVLTTKLAEQYDAFVKFTYDQIQRRYEAAPSYLS